From one Candidatus Omnitrophota bacterium genomic stretch:
- a CDS encoding N-(5'-phosphoribosyl)anthranilate isomerase: protein MVKVKICGITNFEDAKRSSEYGADLLGFIFVKGTPRHIEPDEAVGIIDRVKKRYPKVGMVALFKDERLETVKQFLSGQRFDHVQLHGTESPEYCMSVAGSAPVGVMKVFKVDRAIVPNGGNYPEDYKNADYFVFDTYHPERDGGTGLRFDWDALNDLSEDVRGRTFVAGGLDPDNVADAVRAVAPYGVDTSSGVEKQPGKKDATLLKEFIENAKNT from the coding sequence TTGGTCAAGGTGAAAATATGCGGTATAACCAATTTCGAGGATGCCAAAAGGTCCTCTGAATACGGGGCGGACCTTCTGGGGTTCATATTCGTTAAAGGGACTCCAAGGCATATCGAGCCCGATGAAGCTGTGGGTATAATAGATCGCGTTAAGAAAAGATACCCGAAGGTGGGCATGGTGGCTCTTTTTAAGGATGAGCGGCTGGAGACGGTAAAGCAGTTCCTCTCCGGCCAACGGTTCGACCACGTCCAGCTTCACGGAACTGAATCGCCGGAATACTGCATGTCGGTTGCCGGATCAGCACCTGTTGGCGTTATGAAGGTCTTCAAGGTCGACCGTGCTATCGTGCCCAACGGGGGTAATTACCCGGAAGACTACAAGAACGCTGATTATTTTGTGTTCGACACATACCACCCCGAAAGGGACGGGGGTACCGGATTAAGGTTCGATTGGGATGCGCTGAATGACCTGTCGGAGGACGTCCGGGGCCGCACTTTCGTGGCCGGAGGACTCGACCCGGATAACGTGGCCGATGCGGTCAGAGCGGTTGCGCCCTACGGAGTTGATACTTCAAGCGGGGTTGAGAAGCAGCCCGGGAAAAAGGATGCCACATTATTAAAGGAGTTCATCGAAAATGCGAAAAACACCTAA
- the trpC gene encoding indole-3-glycerol phosphate synthase TrpC: MILSKIIEEKRREIDRSQKQVPLNELKDKASSMYTKSMFRKSISRRGHINLIAEIKRSSPSKGIIRQDFDPLRIALAYQASGASAISVLTDERFFDGKLEYLKLVKERVTIPVLRKDFIIDEYQIYETLVSGADALLLIAQILTQEELTRYLAFTRELGMDALVEVHNEEDVEKALASNAAIIGINNRDLSDFNVDISNTQRLIRLIPETKVIVSESGIETYEQVMFLKSLGVNCVLIGETFMRAENIGQKVRELIRE, from the coding sequence ATGATACTTTCAAAGATAATTGAGGAGAAGCGCAGGGAGATAGACAGGTCTCAGAAACAGGTGCCGCTCAATGAGCTTAAGGATAAGGCCTCTTCGATGTACACCAAGAGCATGTTCAGAAAGAGCATTTCAAGGAGAGGGCATATTAACCTGATCGCCGAGATCAAAAGATCCTCTCCTTCCAAAGGGATAATACGCCAGGACTTTGATCCGCTGAGGATCGCTCTTGCTTACCAGGCTTCGGGTGCCAGCGCGATCAGCGTTCTTACGGATGAAAGGTTCTTTGACGGAAAACTGGAATATCTGAAGCTGGTCAAGGAGAGAGTGACCATACCGGTTCTCAGAAAAGATTTCATTATCGATGAATACCAGATCTATGAAACACTAGTAAGCGGCGCGGACGCGCTTCTTCTCATTGCGCAGATCCTCACGCAGGAAGAGCTGACCAGGTACCTGGCTTTTACAAGGGAACTGGGGATGGACGCTCTGGTCGAGGTCCATAACGAGGAGGACGTCGAGAAGGCACTTGCCAGTAACGCCGCCATAATCGGTATAAATAACCGTGATCTTTCCGATTTTAACGTGGATATTTCCAATACCCAGAGGCTTATACGTCTTATACCGGAGACAAAGGTCATAGTTTCCGAAAGCGGGATCGAGACCTACGAACAGGTGATGTTCCTCAAGAGCCTCGGGGTGAACTGCGTGCTTATAGGGGAGACTTTCATGCGTGCGGAGAACATCGGGCAGAAAGTCAGGGAGCTTATCAGGGAATAG
- the trpD gene encoding anthranilate phosphoribosyltransferase, with product MKQAIQKIVEGVDLTEKQTRSVFTGIMTGKATPSQIGAFITALRMKGETVEEITGAAKAMRQKAVKIRVPGTVLDTCGTGGSAKHTFNVSTTAAFVLAACGVKVAKHGNRAASSKCGSADVLEELGVKITASKRVMERCLKKIDIGFLFAPLYHGAMKHALMPRREIGIRTVFNILGPLSNPAFANCQILGVYDRRLTDTMARVLKKLGTKSAYIVCGDDGLDEVSIADRTKISRLKDGKIRSFLVSPESFGIKRRPLSTIKGGTVKQNAKMVKDVLSGGKGPRRDIVLMNSSVALMAAGKVKSFKQGMRMAEEAIDSGRAMEKLEQLRRLAG from the coding sequence ATGAAGCAAGCCATACAGAAGATCGTTGAAGGAGTGGATCTTACCGAGAAGCAGACCCGTTCGGTCTTCACCGGCATTATGACCGGTAAAGCAACGCCCTCGCAGATAGGGGCCTTTATTACAGCCCTCAGGATGAAGGGAGAGACCGTTGAGGAGATAACAGGAGCCGCCAAAGCCATGAGACAGAAAGCGGTCAAGATCAGGGTTCCGGGAACTGTTCTGGATACCTGCGGTACCGGCGGCAGCGCAAAACACACCTTCAATGTTTCGACCACGGCGGCGTTCGTTCTTGCCGCCTGCGGGGTAAAGGTGGCCAAACACGGCAACCGGGCCGCTTCCAGCAAGTGCGGCAGCGCGGACGTTCTGGAGGAGCTGGGCGTAAAGATAACAGCTTCGAAAAGGGTCATGGAAAGATGCCTGAAAAAGATAGATATCGGCTTCCTTTTCGCTCCGCTTTACCACGGCGCGATGAAGCACGCGTTGATGCCGCGCAGAGAGATAGGTATCAGAACTGTTTTTAATATACTTGGGCCATTATCCAATCCGGCTTTCGCGAACTGCCAGATACTGGGAGTCTATGACAGGCGCCTTACTGATACCATGGCCCGGGTGCTGAAAAAACTCGGCACCAAGTCAGCCTATATCGTTTGCGGGGACGACGGTCTGGACGAGGTCAGTATAGCGGACAGGACGAAGATCAGCCGCCTCAAGGACGGGAAGATACGGTCATTCCTTGTCAGCCCCGAGTCTTTCGGTATAAAACGCAGGCCTCTATCCACCATAAAAGGCGGAACAGTGAAGCAGAACGCGAAAATGGTCAAAGATGTTCTTTCCGGGGGGAAAGGTCCCAGGCGGGACATAGTTCTTATGAATTCCAGTGTTGCGCTCATGGCCGCGGGTAAGGTGAAAAGTTTTAAACAGGGCATGCGCATGGCCGAGGAAGCTATTGATTCGGGCAGGGCGATGGAGAAGCTCGAGCAGCTCAGGCGCCTGGCGGGGTGA
- a CDS encoding anthranilate/aminodeoxychorismate synthase component II (TrpG; with TrpE catalyzes the formation of anthranilate and glutamate from chorismate and glutamine; TrpG provides the glutamine amidotransferase activity), producing MIFVIDNYDSFTYNLVQYLGELGEEVAVYRNDRIAPEQIEKMSPERLIISPGPGNPDDAGISKEAIRLFAGRVPILGVCLGHQCIGEVYGAQIIQSDRIMHGKVSKVYHEGEGIFSGIPSPFVATRYHSLVVDPATVKDPLRVIARTGDEEIMAVVHKDHPIWGVQFHPESILTAEGMNILKNFIEV from the coding sequence ATGATCTTCGTAATAGATAACTACGATTCTTTCACTTACAACCTTGTTCAATACCTTGGTGAACTGGGGGAAGAGGTCGCGGTCTACCGTAACGACAGGATAGCCCCCGAACAGATCGAAAAGATGTCACCTGAAAGGCTGATCATATCCCCCGGCCCGGGGAATCCGGATGACGCCGGCATATCAAAGGAGGCCATAAGGCTTTTCGCGGGGAGGGTACCCATCCTCGGGGTCTGTCTCGGGCACCAGTGCATAGGCGAGGTCTATGGAGCACAGATAATACAGAGCGACAGGATAATGCACGGTAAGGTCAGTAAAGTATACCACGAGGGAGAAGGTATATTCAGTGGGATACCGTCCCCCTTCGTGGCGACAAGATATCATTCGCTCGTCGTTGATCCCGCTACCGTCAAGGACCCGCTCAGGGTTATAGCGAGGACCGGGGATGAGGAGATAATGGCTGTGGTCCACAAAGATCATCCGATCTGGGGGGTGCAGTTCCACCCCGAATCCATACTGACCGCCGAAGGGATGAACATATTGAAGAACTTTATCGAGGTATGA
- the trpE gene encoding anthranilate synthase component I translates to MYYPDKDTFIELSEQGNVIPVYKELLADFDTPLSAFRKIDDKGYAYLLESVEGGAHMARYSFLGSDPSLIIHSKGEKITFTRGSRTEERIAKEDPISEIRQFMGRFKFVNVKGLPRFCGGLVGYMGYDMVRFIEEIPDENPEDFDVPEMLFMLTDTILIFDHVDHKIKVVSNSLVEKDDPGKAYRKACEKIDRIVEKLKKDLPEPEDLPVKDSRHETDSNFTEEQFREAVERTKEYIRSGEVIQLVLSQRFRRKTEADPFMVYRALRSINPSPYMFYLKLDGYRLVGSSPEILVRCEDSLVEVRPIAGTRKRGKDEEDDLTMERELLADPKERAEHIMLVDLGRNDIGRVCEYSSVKPRELMRIERYSHVMHIVSDVVGKLREGEDVYSLIRATFPAGTVTGAPKVRAMQLIDSLEKTRRGPYAGCVGYISFSGNIDLCITIRTIIMIDDTAYIQAGAGIVLDSDPRLEYKETKNKARAMLKAIEFAERGLQ, encoded by the coding sequence ATGTATTATCCGGACAAGGACACATTCATAGAACTGTCTGAACAGGGTAACGTGATACCTGTTTACAAAGAGCTTCTGGCGGACTTCGATACTCCTCTTTCAGCTTTCAGGAAGATAGACGACAAGGGATACGCTTATCTATTGGAGTCGGTGGAGGGAGGCGCTCACATGGCCAGGTATTCGTTTTTGGGAAGCGACCCCTCGCTTATTATCCACAGCAAAGGGGAGAAGATAACCTTTACCCGCGGATCCAGGACCGAAGAGCGCATCGCCAAAGAGGACCCCATAAGCGAGATCAGGCAATTCATGGGGCGTTTCAAGTTCGTCAATGTAAAAGGTCTGCCGAGGTTCTGCGGTGGGCTGGTTGGCTATATGGGGTATGATATGGTCCGCTTTATCGAGGAAATCCCCGATGAGAACCCGGAGGATTTCGATGTTCCTGAGATGCTTTTCATGCTTACGGACACTATTCTCATATTTGACCATGTAGACCATAAGATAAAAGTGGTTTCCAATTCGCTCGTCGAGAAGGACGATCCCGGCAAGGCCTACCGGAAGGCATGCGAGAAGATCGACAGAATAGTCGAAAAGCTCAAAAAAGATCTGCCGGAGCCTGAAGATCTTCCTGTTAAGGACTCCCGGCATGAAACCGATTCCAATTTCACTGAGGAGCAGTTCCGGGAAGCGGTCGAAAGAACAAAGGAATACATCCGCTCGGGAGAGGTCATACAGCTTGTCCTTTCCCAGAGGTTCCGCAGAAAGACCGAGGCCGATCCATTCATGGTCTACAGGGCGTTAAGGTCTATAAATCCTTCGCCGTACATGTTCTATCTTAAGCTCGACGGTTACAGGCTGGTCGGTTCTTCTCCTGAGATACTCGTAAGATGTGAGGATAGCCTCGTGGAAGTAAGACCCATAGCCGGCACGCGCAAACGGGGAAAAGACGAAGAGGATGACCTTACAATGGAGAGGGAGCTCTTGGCCGATCCCAAGGAAAGGGCCGAACATATCATGCTCGTCGATCTGGGGCGTAACGACATCGGAAGGGTCTGCGAATATTCTTCGGTCAAGCCAAGAGAGCTGATGCGTATCGAGCGCTATTCACACGTTATGCATATCGTGAGCGACGTGGTGGGCAAACTGCGGGAAGGGGAGGATGTTTACAGTTTGATACGCGCCACTTTCCCGGCGGGTACCGTGACCGGCGCTCCCAAGGTCCGGGCCATGCAACTCATAGACAGCCTGGAGAAGACAAGACGGGGGCCTTATGCCGGTTGCGTGGGGTATATAAGTTTTTCAGGCAATATCGACCTGTGTATTACCATAAGAACGATAATCATGATAGACGATACCGCGTATATACAGGCCGGTGCCGGTATAGTGCTCGATTCCGATCCCAGATTGGAATACAAGGAGACGAAGAACAAGGCCAGGGCCATGCTCAAGGCCATCGAGTTCGCCGAAAGAGGGCTGCAATGA
- the hisI gene encoding phosphoribosyl-AMP cyclohydrolase, translating to MKELNFDQKGLIPAIIQDDKTGRVLTLCYMDKEALERTIKEKKIYVFRRSKGRIMLKGETSGCVQAVKEIAVDCADNSLLFKVDQERAACHKGYFSCYFRKVDDKGGFFVDEQRVFDPEEVYNK from the coding sequence ATGAAAGAACTTAATTTTGACCAGAAGGGGCTCATCCCCGCTATAATACAGGACGATAAGACCGGACGGGTCCTTACGCTCTGTTATATGGATAAAGAGGCGCTCGAGAGGACCATTAAAGAGAAGAAGATCTACGTTTTCAGAAGGTCCAAGGGGCGCATAATGCTCAAGGGCGAGACATCCGGCTGCGTGCAGGCCGTGAAGGAAATTGCCGTCGATTGCGCGGATAACTCACTGCTTTTCAAAGTAGACCAGGAAAGGGCGGCATGCCATAAGGGGTATTTCAGCTGTTATTTCAGAAAAGTAGATGATAAGGGGGGCTTTTTTGTGGATGAGCAAAGGGTTTTTGACCCCGAGGAAGTGTATAACAAATAA
- the hisF gene encoding imidazole glycerol phosphate synthase subunit HisF, which produces MLAKRIIPCLDVKEGRVVKGVNFVNLIDAGDPVTNAEIYNNEGADELVFLDITASHEKRKTMVDVAERVAEKVFMPYTVGGGISTTEDIRELLNAGCDKISVNTSAVQREELVKEASCKFGSQCVVVAIDAKMAAAGKWEVYIKGGREATGIDVVEWAKRVQNLGAGEILLTSMDRDGTRDGFDIDLTRTVSEAVSIPVIASGGCGNMEHILQVLTEGKADAALAASIFHFREYSIRQVKEYLKKNGVLVRE; this is translated from the coding sequence ATGCTGGCAAAGCGGATAATACCCTGTCTTGACGTTAAAGAGGGCCGTGTCGTAAAAGGCGTCAATTTCGTCAACCTGATAGATGCCGGGGACCCTGTCACGAACGCTGAAATATATAATAATGAGGGAGCGGATGAGCTGGTCTTCCTTGATATAACAGCAAGCCACGAGAAGCGCAAGACGATGGTCGATGTCGCCGAAAGAGTGGCGGAAAAGGTTTTTATGCCCTATACGGTCGGGGGAGGTATCTCCACTACCGAGGACATACGGGAACTTCTCAACGCCGGTTGTGACAAGATATCGGTTAATACCTCGGCCGTGCAGAGAGAAGAACTTGTGAAGGAGGCCAGTTGCAAGTTCGGTTCCCAGTGCGTGGTGGTCGCCATCGACGCCAAGATGGCAGCTGCCGGCAAATGGGAGGTTTACATAAAGGGCGGAAGGGAAGCTACCGGTATCGATGTGGTGGAATGGGCAAAGCGTGTTCAAAACCTCGGTGCTGGCGAGATCCTGCTTACCAGCATGGATCGTGACGGCACCAGGGACGGTTTTGATATCGATCTTACCCGTACGGTAAGCGAGGCGGTATCCATACCGGTGATAGCTTCCGGAGGATGCGGCAATATGGAACATATATTGCAGGTCCTTACCGAGGGCAAGGCGGACGCGGCCCTGGCCGCTTCCATTTTTCATTTCAGGGAATATTCAATACGGCAGGTAAAGGAGTATCTTAAAAAGAACGGTGTACTTGTAAGGGAGTAG
- the hisA gene encoding 1-(5-phosphoribosyl)-5-[(5-phosphoribosylamino)methylideneamino]imidazole-4-carboxamide isomerase, which produces MKIIPAVDIIGGKTVRLKQGDYGRKLKYELSPLDAARKWEAMGAEMLHVVDLDGAREGRPVNLDTIREIVKALSIPVEVGGGYRKEIDIKSALDHGVWRVVVGTKAFQELDFARNCITDFRERVILSADAKNFQPKVEGWEEEMDFDLFDILRKFVSFGAREIIYTDIQKDGMLAGPSTDHLERILQEVNIKLISAGGVKTVDHIKGLKKLEPLGLSGVIVGRALYEGTIDLREAIDAGKADNTLS; this is translated from the coding sequence ATGAAGATAATACCAGCTGTAGACATTATCGGCGGTAAGACCGTCAGGCTCAAACAGGGTGATTACGGCCGCAAGCTCAAATACGAGCTTTCACCTCTGGATGCTGCAAGGAAATGGGAAGCCATGGGTGCGGAGATGCTCCATGTCGTTGATCTGGACGGCGCAAGGGAAGGCCGCCCAGTCAATCTGGACACCATACGGGAGATCGTAAAAGCTCTCAGCATACCCGTCGAGGTTGGAGGCGGTTACCGCAAGGAGATCGATATTAAAAGCGCGCTTGATCACGGCGTTTGGAGGGTCGTTGTCGGTACCAAGGCTTTCCAGGAGCTTGATTTCGCCAGGAACTGTATCACGGATTTTCGTGAAAGGGTCATCCTCAGCGCGGACGCAAAGAACTTCCAGCCCAAGGTGGAAGGCTGGGAGGAAGAGATGGACTTTGATCTGTTCGATATCCTGCGCAAGTTCGTCTCCTTCGGAGCACGCGAGATCATCTATACGGATATACAGAAGGACGGTATGCTCGCCGGGCCCAGCACGGATCACCTGGAAAGGATTCTACAGGAGGTCAATATCAAGCTTATTTCAGCCGGAGGGGTAAAGACCGTCGATCACATAAAAGGGCTTAAAAAGCTTGAACCGCTGGGTCTTTCCGGTGTGATCGTGGGAAGGGCGCTTTACGAAGGGACCATAGACCTAAGGGAGGCCATAGATGCTGGCAAAGCGGATAATACCCTGTCTTGA
- the hisH gene encoding imidazole glycerol phosphate synthase subunit HisH: protein MIGIIDYGAGNLRSVHNAFRYIGEEVIICADRASMKDVDKLVFPGVGSGKDAMEGLAKRGLTGAIKDYLGDGRPFLGICLGLQLLFTRSEESGGCEGLGVVEGNVRLFPRAEGLKVPQIGWNTVNILKEGCPLFKGVRSGSYFYFVHSYYCDSTEKESTCGITEYGLEYTSALWKDNIYAVQFHPERSQSNGLKILENFSRL from the coding sequence ATGATCGGTATCATAGATTACGGAGCCGGTAATTTAAGGAGCGTCCATAACGCGTTCCGGTACATAGGTGAGGAAGTGATCATCTGTGCGGATCGCGCTTCAATGAAGGATGTGGATAAACTGGTGTTCCCGGGCGTCGGTTCCGGCAAGGACGCGATGGAGGGTCTTGCGAAAAGGGGCCTTACCGGGGCCATAAAGGACTATCTGGGTGACGGGCGGCCTTTTCTGGGCATATGCCTGGGATTACAGCTTCTTTTCACCCGCAGCGAGGAGAGCGGCGGGTGCGAGGGTCTGGGGGTGGTCGAAGGTAACGTCAGGCTCTTTCCTCGGGCAGAGGGGCTGAAAGTGCCGCAGATAGGTTGGAACACCGTTAATATATTAAAAGAGGGATGTCCTCTCTTTAAAGGGGTCCGGAGCGGGTCGTATTTCTATTTTGTGCATTCGTATTATTGCGACAGCACCGAAAAAGAGAGCACCTGCGGGATCACCGAATACGGGCTGGAATACACTTCCGCGTTATGGAAGGACAATATTTACGCTGTACAGTTCCATCCCGAGAGGTCACAGAGTAACGGACTTAAAATACTGGAGAACTTTTCAAGATTATGA